In uncultured Fibrobacter sp., the following are encoded in one genomic region:
- a CDS encoding DUF2334 domain-containing protein → MEINKDIADIRAAEAILHKKKKYLLCYHNFNVKNCKKSAEEIRKIAAAAGSPISIAVVPSIGGVPESEADAFREEIGKFVQEGYEILLHGVRHNADLFIKRNPIGKLALAISHNGAEFAGLNKKVSQMLLNRSIALWKAHGFGRPSGFIAPVWLDNKHLKKQVLEEFNFYEDMLYIYRKVGKRVKPSFSQILTFSIFPQALLGAMQVFSRIALLLYRGTPRLVIHAGDMKAMGEQNLLSLVKFASNHREKIMYQDL, encoded by the coding sequence ATGGAAATCAACAAGGACATTGCCGACATCCGCGCCGCCGAAGCTATTCTGCATAAGAAGAAGAAGTACCTGCTGTGCTATCATAATTTTAACGTGAAGAACTGCAAGAAATCTGCCGAAGAAATCCGAAAGATTGCCGCAGCCGCAGGTTCGCCCATCTCGATTGCCGTCGTACCCTCTATCGGGGGCGTCCCTGAATCCGAAGCCGACGCCTTCCGTGAAGAAATCGGAAAATTCGTGCAAGAAGGCTACGAAATCTTGCTCCACGGCGTGCGTCATAACGCCGACCTGTTCATCAAGCGTAACCCCATCGGCAAGCTCGCCCTCGCCATTTCGCACAACGGGGCCGAATTTGCAGGCCTGAACAAGAAAGTTTCGCAGATGCTTTTAAACCGTAGCATCGCCCTCTGGAAGGCACACGGCTTTGGCCGCCCCTCCGGATTTATCGCGCCGGTTTGGCTCGACAACAAGCACCTCAAAAAGCAGGTGCTCGAAGAATTCAACTTCTACGAAGACATGCTCTACATTTACCGCAAGGTCGGTAAGCGCGTCAAGCCGTCATTCTCGCAGATTTTGACCTTCTCGATTTTCCCGCAGGCACTCCTCGGTGCCATGCAGGTATTCTCACGCATTGCACTACTCCTCTACCGCGGAACCCCCCGCCTGGTGATTCACGCCGGTGACATGAAGGCCATGGGCGAACAAAATCTTCTCTCGCTCGTAAAATTCGCCTCGAACCACCGCGAAAAGATCATGTACCAGGATCTATAA